The proteins below come from a single Papaver somniferum cultivar HN1 chromosome 11, ASM357369v1, whole genome shotgun sequence genomic window:
- the LOC113324772 gene encoding pentatricopeptide repeat-containing protein At4g21065-like: MLSSLSITSPSHPLPAASTTAYQNPKTTFSKSNQLQTTFHLLQQCNNLAELKQLHTCIIKTGFSQGHQAQNRLLSACLGNRCSESLDYALLLFAQSSNPTVFIRNNVIKHLAETNTPEKAFRFYSFTHLDGFPSNNYTFPLLFKVCSRLHGIEEGEQIHAHVIKTGFESDIHVKNALIHFYCTCGVFDDARAVFDKMSERDTVTWNSIITGYTQNGFSGEALNLFRDMQVHGSEPDEVTMVSVLSACAHAGALELGKWVHAYLEKNNLDGKISVKTALVDMYSKCGLIERALEVFEEIPNRNVVCWTAMINGLAINGLGKKAVSLFHLMVKSKVKPDEITLVSVFSACSHSGLLEEGKKLFADLRKRYRIKARVEHYGCMVDLLGRHGHVDEAYDLIMKMPFAPNAVIWRTLLGACNLYKRVDLGELVLKKILELEPHYHGDFVLLSNIYAANGKWEEAVNIRKMMKKNKISKIPGCSTIEIENRIYSFVVEDKSHRHSKEIYRMLDQIAEKIKLAGYVPDTSKVLINMEEEEDKANSLLHHSEKVAVAFGLIKTAPGMPLRVVKNLRVCDDCHCAMKLISKIYERDIILRDRNRFHHFKGGLCSCGDYW; this comes from the coding sequence ATGCTTTCTTCACTGTCTATAACCTCTCCGTCTCACCCCCTCCCCGCAGCTTCTACTACAGCTTATCAGAACCCTAAGACCACCTTCTCAAAATCCAACCAACTGCAAACCActttccatcttcttcaacagtgCAACAACCTTGCAGAACTCAAACAACTTCATACCTGTATCATTAAAACCGGTTTCTCTCAAGGCCACCAAGCCCAAAACCGCCTGCTCTCTGCTTGTCTGGGAAACCGCTGTTCTGAATCACTGGATTACGCTCTCCTCCTCTTCGCACAATCATCAAACCCGACCGTGTTCATACGTAACAACGTTATTAAACACTTGGCTGAAACTAATACTCCTGAAAAAGCATTTCGTTTCTATTCCTTCACACATTTAGATGGTTTTCCTTCAAATAATTACACCTTTCCGTTATTATTCAAAGTCTGTTCTCGGCTTCATGGAATTGAAGAAGGTGAACAGATTCATGCCCATGTCATCAAAACTGGGTTTGAATCCGATATTCATGTTAAGAATGCTTTGATTCATTTCTACTGCACCTGTGGCGTCTTTGATGATGCGAGGGctgtgtttgataaaatgtccGAAAGAGATACCGTGACTTGGAATTCGATAATTACTGGTTATACGCAGAATGGGTTTTCAGGGGAAGCTCTGAATTTGTTTAGGGATATGCAGGTTCATGGATCAGAACCTGATGAGGTAACAATGGTTAGTGTTCTCTCTGCATGTGCTCATGCTGGTGCACTTGAATTAGGGAAGTGGGTtcatgcatatcttgagaaaaaCAATTTAGACGGTAAAATTAGTGTAAAAACAGCTCTTGTAGATATGTACTCTAAATGTGGGTTAATAGAGAGAGCATTGGAAGTCTTTGAGGAGATACCTAATAGGAATGTTGTCTGTTGGACAGCCATGATCAATGGCTTAGCCATTAATGGCCTGGGGAAGAAAGCTGTTAGTCTGTTTCATCTTATGGTGAAGTCAAAGGTTAAGCCCGATGAAATTACCCTTGTCTCAGTCTTCTCTGCTTGCAGTCACAGTGGTCTGTTAGAAGAAGGTAAAAAGCTTTTTGCTGATCTGAGAAAACGATACAGGATCAAAGCTCGGGTGGAGCACTATGGGTGCATGGTTGACCTTCTGGGTCGACATGGGCATGTGGATGAAGCTTATGATTTGATCATGAAGATGCCGTTTGCACCAAATGCCGTTATATGGAGAACCCTCTTGGGAGCTTGTAATTTATATAAAAGGGTGGATTTGGGAGAgttggttttaaagaagatcCTTGAACTGGAACCTCATTACCATGGAGATTTTGTGCTTCTATCGAATATTTATGCAGCAAATGGAAAATGGGAGGAAGCAGTAAATataaggaagatgatgaagaaaaataaaatatcaaaGATACCAGGGTGCAGTACCATCGAAATTGAAAACAGAATCTATTCGTTTGTTGTGGAAGATAAATCTCATCGGCATTCAAAGGAGATATACAGGATGTTGGATCAAATTGCTGAAAAAATAAAACTGGCAGGCTATGTTCCTGATACTTCAAAAGTATTAATCAACATGGAGGAGGAAGAGGATAAAGCAAATTCACTACTTCATCATAGTGAGAAGGTTGCAGTAGCTTTTGGACTTATTAAGACTGCCCCAGGAATGCCACTACGGGTAGTGAAAAATCTTCGTGTCTGTGATGATTGTCATTGTGCCATGAAGCTTATCTCAAAGATCTATGAACGGGATATCATTCTAAGAGATCGCAATCGGTTCCATCATTTTAAGGGCGGCCTTTGTTCTTGTGGAGATTATTGGTAA
- the LOC113324771 gene encoding uncharacterized protein LOC113324771, whose product MQTTKKEQARITKTISRTRAYWQSRLGAAFRTALACTIIGFVTLFSPVVLQKEVAFPALSYVTVILVVTEATLGDTLQSCWHALLATCQGAVPAFLILWLLGPARHSITASVLAVTFTSFAVMLPESTHLICKRIALAQIVILYSVTSVKGVHTKVFMHPVHVVASTGVGAFAALLALVFPYPRLASYEVRKNCLVFKENFSRRLNLFVNAFCAENKTSALASISQAKSLGRTGTTLIQNIKIKQKSMQWEKPLNRLTKQYDMNPTDRFQALEIPLKGIEIALTSSTSFPVRVGDQELKSLLFTLKEQTNLHLNQASHASPSCTSAVPETNRKEVLPKLFLQPPHTINFLTRNDLPSFFFLFCMKLLHDESMISQSADSTNKPGTNIQESMQKQYQCTKKLFMISNLVRRISTKRLIYAAKCSGSLGLAVLFGMIFNEENGFWAGLTVGVGMAGGREATYKIANNKAQGTVLGTIYGLLACFVFTRHLVFRFLSLIPWIMFASFLRRSRMYDQAGAVSAVIAALIMLGRKNYGPPSEFAIVRITEAFIGLSCSIMLEILLQPTRASTMARGGISKSLKLLYEFVESIDFCIDSGNKSKMFLKELNEKENKLRVSINELCNFIAEAGVEPNFWFIPFHGVCYGKLLGSLSKMVDVMHFATQAIGLLVQEAHKFGATWVILQQLIGEDLQLFRKLVNSSVQCIEKVTSVASLEKLEKELESKNISCDVESGQSVANGSEFNVLISENEEALEKVLSSFVKHTRELVDESHGFEGDDPDKIKSQLVLCLSALGFWIDCLMKETREIEKSVQELVQWDNPTSHINMSEIYFKINALHTHNKEQHTVLD is encoded by the exons ATgcaaacaacaaaaaaagaacaagcaagaataacaaaaacaatcAGTCGAACCCGAGCATACTGGCAATCACGTTTAGGAGCAGCATTCAGGACCGCATTAGCGTGCACCATCATTGGTTTCGTAACCCTATTCAGCCCTGTCGTACTCCAAAAGGAAGTAGCATTTCCAGCTTTGTCGTATGTAACGGTAATTCTTGTCGTTACAGAAGCGACATTAGGTGATACACTTCAAAGTTGCTGGCATGCCTTATTAGCTACTTGCCAAGGAGCAGTACCAGCTTTCTTAATTTTATGGCTTCTTGGACCAGCTAGGCATTCAATTACTGCATCTGTTCTTGCTGTGACATTCACAAGTTTTGCTGTTATGCTGCCGGAATCAACTCACCTGATTTGTAAGCGGATCGCTCTTGCCCAAATTGTAATTTTATACTCGGTCACTTCTGTCAAAGGTGTTCACACCAAGGTTTTTATGCACCCGGTGCACGTTGTGGCCAGTACTGGTGTTGGTGCTTTTGCTGCTCTTTTAGCGTTGGTTTTTCCATACCCTCGACTCGCAAGTTACGAG GTTAGAAAAAATTGTTTGGTATTCAAAGAGAATTTTTCAAGAAGACTGAATCTTTTTGTGAATGCATTTTGTGCTGAAAACAAAACATCCGCACTAGCATCAATATCTCAAGCTAAATCTTTAGGGAGAACAGGGACCACTCTAATCCAAAACATCAAAATCAAACAG AAAAGCATGCAGTGGGAGAAACCCTTGAACAGATTGACTAAACAGTATGATATGAATCCAACAGACAGATTTCAAGCCTTAGAAATACCCTTAAAAGGGATTGAAATTGCTTTAACTTCTTCTACTTCATTTCCTGTCAGAGTTGGGGATCAAGAACTTAAGAGTCTTCTATTTACACTAAAAGAGCAAACAAATTTGCATTTGAACCAAGCTAGTCATGCTTCTCCTAGTTGCACCTCCGCTGTTCCCGAAACTAACAGAAAAGAAGTTCTGCCCAAGCTGTTCCTACAACCTCCTCATACCATTAACTTCCTTACCCGAAATGACTTACCATCTTTCTTCTTTCTATTTTGCATGAAATTGCTCCATGATGAATCTATGATAAGTCAAAGTGCCGACTCCACAAACAAACCCGGAACCAATATTCAAGAGTCGATGCAAAAACAATATCAGTGCACCAAGAAACTATTCATGATCAGCAATTTGGTCAGGAGAATTAGTACTAAAAGATTGATATATGCCGCCAAATGTTCTGGTTCATTAGGTCTGGCTGTGTTATTTGGGATGATTTTTAATGAAGAGAATGGATTCTGGGCAGGACTTACAGTCGGGGTTGGCATGGCAGGTGGAAGAGAAGCAACATACAAGATTGCAAATAATAAAGCACAAGGAACAGTGTTAGGAACCATATATGGACTCTTAGCTTGCTTTGTTTTTACAAGACACTTGGTATTTAGATTTCTGTCACTTATTCCTTGGATTATGTTCGCTAGTTTTCTGAGACGAAGTCGAATGTATGATCAAGCTGGTGCTGTATCTGCAGTCATTGCTGCATTAATCATGTTAGGCAGGAAGAATTATGGACCCCCAAGTGAATTCGCCATTGTCAGAATTACAGAAGCCTTCATTGGACTTTCTTGTTCAATCATGCTGGAAATTCTCTTGCAACCCACTAGAGCCTCTACAATGGCTAGGGGTGGAATATCGAAGAGCTTAAAGTTACTTTACGAGTTCGTCGAATCGATTGATTTTTGCATTGATTCTGGAAACAAATCGAAGATGTTTTTGAAGGAGTTGAATGAGAAAGAAAATAAGCTTAGGGTCAGTATTAATGAACTATGCAACTTCATTGCAGAAGCTGGAGTAGAACCAAACTTTTGGTTCATACCTTTTCATGGTGTCTGTTATGGTAAGTTACTAGGTTCCTTGTCAAAAATGGTGGATGTTATGCATTTTGCAACGCAAGCAATTGGTCTCTTAGTACAAGAGGCTCATAAATTTGGTGCAACTTGGGTTATACTTCAACAATTGATAGGTGAAGATTTACAACTTTTCAGAAAATTAGTCAATTCTTCTGTACAATGTATTGAGAAAGTAACTTCAGTAGCATCTCTAGAGAAACTAGAAAAAGAGTTAGAAAGTAAGAACATCTCTTGTGACGTAGAATCAGGTCAATCTGTGGCAAATGGAAGCGAGTTTAATGTTTTGATAAGCGAAAATGAAGAGGCATTAGAAAAAGTTCTGAGTTCTTTTGTGAAACATACTAGAGAATTGGTTGATGAATCTCACGGTTTTGAAGGGGATGATCCAGACAAAATCAAGAGCCAATTGGTTCTTTGTTTGAGTGCATTGGGATTTTGGATTGACTGTTTAATGAAAGAAACAAGAGAGATAGAGAAAAGTGTTCAGGAATTGGTTCAATGGGATAATCCTACAAGCCATATAAATATGTCAGAGATTTACTTCAAGATAAATGCTTTGCACACACATAACAAAGAGCAACATACAGTACTCGACTAA
- the LOC113320388 gene encoding dolichyl-diphosphooligosaccharide--protein glycosyltransferase subunit 4A-like — MIDDQDLGFFANFLGIFIFVLVIAYHYVVADPKYATN; from the coding sequence ATGATTGATGACCAGGATCTTGGGTTCTTTGCCAACTTTCTTGGCATTTTTATATTTGTTCTGGTGATTGCTTACCATTATGTGGTGGCTGACCCAAAATATGCAACCAACTGA